GGTTTAACATCTAGGACAATTGAGGACTTGGGAATAAGCGCAGGTTTCTTGGATTTCTTTTCACTGTAGGCTTTAATTCTTTCTGCCTTGATCTTCTCAGCAGCCTCATCCTACAGCGGAAATTTCTGTTAATACTCATTAACTGAGGGATTTGCCTATGGTTAGTACCTCTTCGTCATCAGATCCAAACAagtcaacatcatcatcatcatcatcggctGGTTTGCTGGCTGGGGCTGCAGCAGCAGATTTGGCACCTGGGAATTTGCTGGTTTCAGACCCAAATGATTTAATGTGGTTGTACCAGCGGAGAGCATGTGGGAAGCTGCTGGCAGGGGCCTTTCCTAAAGCTTGGAAGGTGGTCACGTCCGCCTGAGACGGTTCATATCTATACACAAGAATATAACATCGACATATTTTTAGATATAACGAAACGGAAAGCATGCTCAAGAAACAGTTCTATTGTACCCGGCAACACATACttaaaataaagtgaaaaacTTACCCTTCAATGTAACTTCTATCGGCTAGGAATTCGTTAAGGGCCTTAACaccattttcagttttaagATCGCCGAAAGCCATGATTATTTTATCAGGTCTGAAAGGAAGAAACCGACTGAGGGTAGAAATTGACACGCGATTCGGCAATGGCAGACACCAAAG
This window of the Daphnia pulex isolate KAP4 chromosome 5, ASM2113471v1 genome carries:
- the LOC124193356 gene encoding elongation factor 1-beta-like, coding for MAFGDLKTENGVKALNEFLADRSYIEGYEPSQADVTTFQALGKAPASSFPHALRWYNHIKSFGSETSKFPGAKSAAAAPASKPADDDDDDVDLFGSDDEEDEAAEKIKAERIKAYSEKKSKKPALIPKSSIVLDVKPWDDETDMEAMEKAVKTITCDGLIWGQCKFVPLAYGIKKLQIGCVIEDDKVSVDWLTEEIQNFEDLVQSVDIAAFNKI